The Chitinispirillales bacterium ANBcel5 genome window below encodes:
- a CDS encoding glycosyl hydrolase family 28-related protein, translating into MKRTVVIILLLTVFSADSEIITVSGQRCTDIQFALNKAAHGDTVFLPEGNYLFRNTVNIHKEVYLKGSGAEKSRIQRSSNATGEFWFITVDGSLGRPVRISGLGFYGNSPNETPGIRLQNEVLDFRIDNCVFKLCNRRAIEIRGGGRGVIDNNKFIDNWPTAVVIYGKGDEAWDSELALGSENAVFVEDNYFVQNEIPQINMAHHIASNNGSRYVFRYNKISDGQLASHSIDAHGNKFYWPRGSRSYEIYENIIKAKHRWAGINIRGGDGVIFNNRFYGSFVSPIHLMHESNSGDGNCVYPCEDQIRKLYIWGNVINGDEVEVFVRHPEIVKENRDYKVQKLPGYKPYTYPHPLRGEE; encoded by the coding sequence GTGAAAAGAACTGTTGTGATCATACTGTTACTAACAGTGTTTTCAGCCGATTCTGAAATTATAACTGTTTCGGGACAAAGGTGCACAGATATCCAATTTGCCTTGAACAAGGCTGCTCATGGAGATACGGTTTTTTTACCTGAAGGAAATTATTTGTTCAGAAATACCGTAAATATTCATAAAGAAGTGTATTTAAAGGGAAGTGGTGCAGAGAAAAGCCGTATACAGCGCAGCTCAAACGCCACAGGAGAATTTTGGTTTATAACGGTGGATGGATCATTAGGACGGCCGGTTAGGATCTCGGGGCTTGGTTTTTATGGAAACTCACCGAACGAAACTCCCGGAATAAGGCTGCAAAATGAAGTGTTAGACTTCAGGATCGATAATTGTGTTTTCAAATTGTGCAACAGACGGGCTATTGAGATTCGTGGCGGGGGCCGGGGAGTCATTGATAATAATAAATTTATTGATAACTGGCCTACAGCAGTGGTAATATATGGAAAAGGTGATGAGGCATGGGATAGTGAACTTGCCTTGGGGAGCGAAAACGCTGTTTTTGTTGAAGATAACTATTTTGTGCAAAATGAAATTCCTCAAATAAATATGGCTCATCATATTGCATCTAACAATGGCTCAAGGTATGTTTTCCGTTATAACAAAATCAGTGATGGCCAATTGGCCTCACACTCAATAGATGCCCATGGTAATAAATTTTACTGGCCCAGGGGAAGCAGAAGCTACGAAATTTATGAAAATATCATAAAAGCTAAACATAGATGGGCTGGAATTAACATTAGGGGTGGTGACGGTGTTATATTTAATAACAGGTTTTATGGAAGTTTCGTTTCTCCTATTCACCTGATGCATGAAAGCAACAGTGGAGATGGTAATTGTGTGTATCCCTGTGAAGACCAGATCAGAAAACTGTATATTTGGGGTAATGTGATTAACGGAGATGAGGTTGAGGTTTTTGTAAGACACCCTGAAATAGTTAAAGAAAACAGGGACTATAAAGTACAGAAACTCC